One stretch of Niallia sp. XMNu-256 DNA includes these proteins:
- the rpsP gene encoding 30S ribosomal protein S16 — protein sequence MAVKIRLKRMGAKKTPFYRIVVADSRSPRDGRFIDTVGTYNPVTQPAEVKIDEEIALKWLQNGAKPSDTVRNLFSNQGIMEKFHNLKNGK from the coding sequence ATGGCAGTAAAAATTCGTTTAAAACGTATGGGAGCAAAGAAAACTCCTTTCTATCGTATTGTAGTAGCAGATTCTCGTTCTCCTCGTGATGGACGCTTTATCGACACAGTAGGAACTTATAATCCAGTAACTCAACCTGCTGAGGTTAAAATTGATGAAGAGATCGCTCTAAAATGGTTGCAAAATGGTGCAAAACCATCTGATACAGTACGTAACCTTTTCTCTAACCAAGGCATTATGGAGAAATTCCATAACCTTAAAAATGGCAAGTAA
- the rnc gene encoding ribonuclease III: MRSKYGKEKKTMRTTDKQFNEFQENIGIFFTQTKLLKQAFTHSSYVNEHRRKPYEDNERLEFLGDAVLELTVSKFLFLKYPMMSEGELTKLRAAIVCEPSLVSFANELNFGKYILLGKGEELTGGRERPALLADVFEAFIGALFLDKGIENVYQFLEKHVFPKVDEGAFSYVMDFKSQLQEWVQRDNAGPLQYKVLVEKGPAHSREFVSVVLLNGVEIGTGTGRSKKSAEQHAAQMALEKLKNHLQEPLSETRPE; this comes from the coding sequence ATGCGTAGCAAGTACGGAAAAGAGAAAAAAACAATGCGTACAACAGACAAGCAATTTAACGAATTCCAAGAGAATATTGGAATTTTTTTCACCCAGACGAAACTATTAAAGCAAGCCTTCACCCATTCCTCTTATGTAAATGAACATCGACGGAAGCCTTATGAAGATAATGAAAGACTTGAATTTCTAGGTGATGCGGTGCTTGAGTTAACGGTATCAAAATTTTTGTTCTTAAAATATCCGATGATGAGTGAAGGTGAATTAACAAAATTAAGGGCTGCAATTGTGTGTGAACCATCCCTTGTATCATTTGCTAATGAATTAAATTTTGGAAAGTATATTTTACTTGGTAAGGGAGAGGAATTAACGGGAGGAAGAGAGAGACCAGCATTATTGGCAGACGTTTTTGAGGCTTTTATCGGTGCATTATTTCTGGATAAAGGAATTGAAAATGTCTATCAATTTTTGGAAAAACATGTGTTCCCGAAAGTAGATGAAGGCGCTTTTTCATATGTTATGGACTTTAAAAGTCAGCTTCAAGAATGGGTCCAGCGCGATAATGCAGGTCCGCTCCAATATAAAGTATTAGTAGAAAAAGGACCTGCCCACAGCCGGGAATTTGTATCGGTTGTTCTATTAAATGGTGTTGAGATTGGTACAGGCACTGGCCGTTCGAAAAAGTCAGCAGAACAGCATGCTGCACAAATGGCTCTGGAAAAGCTTAAAAACCATCTTCAAGAACCTCTTTCAGAAACGCGTCCAGAGTAA
- a CDS encoding acyl carrier protein, with the protein MAEVLERVTKIIVDRLGVEESEVKLEASFKDDLGADSLDVVELVMELEDEFDMEISDDDAEKIATVGDAVTYIQAKL; encoded by the coding sequence ATGGCAGAAGTATTAGAGCGCGTAACAAAGATCATTGTAGACCGTCTAGGTGTAGAAGAATCAGAAGTTAAATTAGAGGCTTCTTTCAAAGATGATCTAGGTGCAGATTCCCTAGATGTAGTTGAACTTGTTATGGAACTTGAAGATGAATTCGATATGGAAATCTCTGACGATGATGCAGAAAAGATTGCAACAGTCGGTGATGCTGTAACTTACATACAGGCAAAACTATAA
- a CDS encoding putative DNA-binding protein: MLEKTTRINYLYDFYQSLLTPKQRSYMALYYLDDFSLGEIAEEYNVSRQAVYDNIKRTEAMLEEYESKLLLFEKFLERNKLIQEMKELLNENTPSLHKLSEMVLELAKLD; encoded by the coding sequence ATGCTCGAGAAAACAACGAGAATAAACTATTTATACGATTTTTATCAGTCGTTGTTAACTCCTAAGCAACGAAGTTATATGGCGCTTTATTATTTGGATGACTTTTCATTAGGAGAGATAGCGGAAGAGTATAATGTAAGCCGTCAGGCTGTCTATGATAACATTAAACGAACCGAAGCAATGCTCGAAGAATATGAAAGTAAACTATTATTGTTTGAAAAGTTTCTGGAAAGAAACAAGCTCATACAAGAAATGAAAGAGCTATTAAACGAGAACACACCATCTCTACACAAATTGTCTGAAATGGTTTTAGAGCTTGCTAAATTAGATTAG
- the ftsY gene encoding signal recognition particle-docking protein FtsY, which translates to MSFFKKLTEKFTKQTESVTEKFKEGLSKTRNNFSEKVNDLVSRYRKVDEEFFEELEEILIQADVGFDTVMSLIDELKKEVKRKNIQDPKEVQDSIVEKLVEIYQSGENSSSELNIQENELTVILFVGVNGVGKTTTIGKLGYQFKSEGKKVLMAAGDTFRAGAIEQLEVWGERVGVDVIKQSAGSDPAAVMFDAIQAAKSRKADILLCDTAGRLQNKVNLMKELEKVKRVIEREIPGAPHEVLLVLDATTGQNAMIQAKTFKEATNVTGIVLTKLDGTAKGGIVLAIRNELDIPVKFVGLGEKMDDLQSFDAEKYVYGLFAGLMDTEE; encoded by the coding sequence ATGAGTTTTTTTAAAAAATTAACTGAAAAATTTACAAAACAAACGGAAAGTGTTACTGAAAAATTTAAAGAAGGTCTTTCTAAGACGAGAAATAACTTCTCCGAAAAAGTAAATGATCTTGTTTCACGTTATCGAAAAGTAGATGAAGAGTTTTTTGAGGAATTAGAAGAAATACTCATTCAGGCTGATGTTGGCTTCGACACGGTCATGTCGTTAATTGACGAACTGAAGAAAGAAGTAAAAAGAAAAAATATTCAAGATCCAAAAGAAGTACAAGATTCCATTGTTGAAAAACTAGTTGAAATTTATCAAAGTGGAGAAAACTCTTCTTCAGAATTAAACATTCAAGAAAATGAACTTACAGTTATCCTCTTTGTAGGGGTAAACGGAGTTGGAAAAACTACAACAATTGGAAAATTAGGCTATCAATTCAAATCGGAAGGGAAAAAGGTATTGATGGCTGCTGGGGATACTTTCAGGGCTGGAGCCATTGAACAACTAGAAGTATGGGGAGAAAGAGTAGGGGTTGATGTGATCAAACAATCAGCTGGTTCAGATCCTGCTGCTGTCATGTTTGATGCCATTCAAGCCGCAAAATCGCGAAAGGCAGACATTCTTTTATGCGATACAGCTGGGCGCTTGCAAAATAAAGTCAATTTAATGAAAGAATTAGAAAAAGTAAAACGAGTGATCGAACGCGAAATACCAGGTGCTCCACATGAAGTCTTGCTTGTTCTTGATGCAACAACAGGACAAAACGCGATGATCCAAGCTAAAACGTTTAAAGAAGCAACCAATGTAACAGGCATCGTGTTAACAAAATTAGATGGGACAGCAAAAGGGGGAATCGTCCTTGCGATTCGGAATGAATTGGATATACCTGTTAAGTTTGTCGGTTTAGGTGAAAAAATGGATGACTTGCAATCCTTTGATGCTGAGAAATATGTATATGGATTATTTGCTGGATTAATGGACACAGAAGAATAA
- a CDS encoding YlqD family protein has translation MKLLQSVSVIHVLTEKSKTDLQEKYHTSLRQMEKECEQLQFQRKKFEKAKKYGQDDLAKFDKEIQTRLDKVKNLEFQLEQLHMLPLGSEIKGQEVQTLINVQEGDRWSEITQDKAIVIKDDLIIEIR, from the coding sequence ATGAAATTACTGCAATCTGTCTCTGTCATCCATGTCTTAACAGAAAAAAGTAAAACGGATCTTCAAGAGAAATATCATACGTCTCTTCGGCAAATGGAAAAGGAATGCGAACAATTACAGTTTCAAAGAAAGAAGTTTGAAAAAGCAAAAAAATACGGGCAAGACGACTTAGCTAAATTTGATAAAGAAATCCAGACTCGATTAGATAAAGTAAAAAACCTAGAGTTTCAATTAGAACAATTACATATGCTACCTTTAGGCAGTGAAATTAAGGGACAAGAAGTACAAACACTCATCAATGTTCAAGAAGGAGATCGTTGGAGTGAAATAACCCAAGACAAAGCCATTGTCATAAAAGATGATTTAATTATTGAAATACGTTAG
- the fabG gene encoding 3-oxoacyl-[acyl-carrier-protein] reductase, whose amino-acid sequence MKLAGKKALVTGASRGIGREIAIELAKQGADVAVNYAGSEAKASQVVDEIKVLGRDAFIIQGDVSNSESVSNMVKETIDRFGALDILVNNAGITRDNLLMRMKENEWDDVVNTNLKGVFLCTKAVTRQMMRQRSGRIINISSVVGVSGNPGQANYVAAKAGVIGLTKTSAKELASRGITVNAVAPGFITTEMTDTLSQEIQEEMLKTIPLAQFGEPKDIANAVVFLASNESRYITGQTIHVNGGMVME is encoded by the coding sequence ATGAAACTAGCAGGAAAAAAAGCGTTAGTAACTGGAGCATCACGAGGAATTGGACGTGAAATTGCCATTGAATTAGCAAAACAGGGTGCAGATGTTGCCGTCAATTATGCGGGCAGCGAGGCAAAAGCGTCCCAAGTTGTGGATGAAATAAAAGTGTTAGGTCGTGACGCTTTTATTATTCAGGGGGATGTTTCAAATAGCGAATCTGTGTCAAATATGGTAAAGGAAACCATCGATCGTTTTGGTGCCCTTGATATTTTAGTGAATAATGCAGGGATTACTAGGGATAATCTCCTTATGCGTATGAAGGAAAATGAATGGGATGACGTAGTAAATACGAATTTAAAAGGTGTTTTTCTTTGTACAAAGGCAGTAACTCGACAAATGATGAGGCAAAGAAGCGGTCGTATTATCAATATTTCATCGGTTGTTGGGGTTAGCGGAAATCCTGGACAAGCTAATTATGTAGCTGCTAAAGCAGGTGTGATTGGCTTAACAAAGACTAGCGCAAAAGAACTTGCTTCTCGAGGGATTACTGTAAACGCTGTGGCTCCAGGCTTCATAACTACTGAAATGACGGATACATTATCACAAGAAATACAAGAGGAAATGTTAAAAACGATTCCTTTAGCGCAATTTGGCGAACCAAAGGATATTGCCAATGCCGTTGTCTTTTTAGCATCCAATGAGAGTAGATATATTACAGGACAAACCATTCATGTAAATGGTGGAATGGTGATGGAATAA
- a CDS encoding KH domain-containing protein: MKELIETIVKPLVDFPDDVQVTVLEEDARITYQLSVNKNDMGKVIGKQGRVAKAIRTVVYAAASTSLQKKTYLEIKE; encoded by the coding sequence ATGAAGGAATTGATTGAAACGATTGTCAAGCCGCTTGTTGATTTTCCGGATGATGTACAAGTGACAGTCCTTGAAGAGGATGCTCGCATAACCTATCAACTTTCTGTTAATAAGAACGATATGGGGAAAGTGATTGGCAAGCAGGGGCGCGTTGCTAAAGCGATACGCACGGTTGTATATGCGGCAGCGAGCACATCATTGCAAAAAAAGACGTACTTGGAAATTAAGGAGTAG
- the smc gene encoding chromosome segregation protein SMC has product MFLKRLEIIGFKSFAERIAVDFVPGVTAVVGPNGSGKSNITDAIRWVLGEQSVKSLRGSKMEDIIFSGSDSRKPLNFAEVTLTLNNEDGALPVDYNEISVTRRVFRSGESEFSINKQACRLKDIVDLFMDSGLGREAFSIISQGKVEEVLNSKPEERRTIFEEAAGVLKYKTRKKQAEGKLKDTEENLNRVNDILFELERQIEPLKIQSSIAKDYLAQKEELQQVEVAVTVYEIEELHDKWKKLSDTVEEYKGTELKQSTILQAKEAQYEQLRDKMAALDESINDLQTILLHTSEELEKLEGRKEVLKERKKNASENKEQLERNLKEYTGKVSQLQEQKRNFKNQLDILKKETLTLKNQLKEKQAELDLISENIEQKIDDLKSEYIEVLNRQAAAKNELNFINQQLEQLQNRNLKQMDDNAKYIAERDEIVARVLEIKDSLRTVQQELKSHLILYREEHKRFINLKNEYEKQEKTLYQAYQYVQQTKSRKEMLEEMEEGYAGFFQGVKEVLKARGERLAGIEGAILELVSVPKEYDIAIETALGASMQHVVVQNEQHARSAIQYLKQNRYGRATFLPLNVIKGRTLSSGQLSMIEKHPAFIGVGSELISYDPKYKEVMTNLLGTVVITNDLKGANEMARLLQYRCRFVTLEGDLVNAGGSMTGGALKQNTTSLLSRKTELDELKEKMADMEAKTIKLEEKVKGLKKQVVEKESEIEQIRNHGEALRLKEQQIESRLRETEIQAKNMNERLSLYDLGRKEFETEHSKNKNRKERVEVLLNEFQKSIGELESEIESLNERKNKQTLSKDTLLADISELKVLVASKNEQYHHLNERLTIVINDLQESTEKLNFYNEDLQLLSSEMSVSSSGELQLKKAAEEKLADKNDTIALISSRREERLDLQGKHDDLELEIKELKRQIKGLTGIMKDEEVRLNRLDVELDNKLAHLSEEYLLSFEAAKEEYPLTIPIDEAKKKVKLIKLAIDELGNVNLGAIDEYERVSQRYEFLLQQKNDLVQAKDTLFQVIGEMDEEMKRRFQQTFDGVRFHFESVFRELFGGGKADLRLINPDDLLNTGVDIVAQPPGKKLQNLSLLSGGERTLTAIALLFSILKIRPVPFCILDEAEAALDEANVYRFSQYLKRYSRESQFIVITHRKGTMEEANVLYGVTMQESGVSKLVSVRLEDTHELVAQ; this is encoded by the coding sequence GTGTTTTTAAAACGATTAGAAATTATTGGCTTCAAATCGTTTGCTGAGCGAATAGCAGTGGATTTTGTTCCAGGTGTTACGGCTGTAGTTGGCCCAAATGGAAGTGGAAAAAGTAATATTACCGATGCTATTCGCTGGGTTTTAGGAGAACAATCTGTTAAATCACTTCGCGGCTCAAAAATGGAGGATATCATTTTTTCGGGCAGTGACTCCCGAAAACCTCTAAACTTTGCTGAAGTAACGCTCACTTTGAATAATGAAGACGGGGCACTTCCGGTTGATTATAATGAAATCAGTGTAACACGCAGAGTATTTCGTTCAGGTGAAAGTGAGTTTTCTATTAATAAACAGGCATGCAGATTAAAAGATATCGTTGATCTATTTATGGATTCAGGTCTTGGACGTGAAGCGTTTTCGATTATTAGTCAAGGAAAAGTCGAAGAGGTCTTAAATAGTAAACCAGAGGAACGACGTACGATTTTTGAGGAAGCCGCAGGAGTATTAAAATATAAAACAAGAAAAAAGCAAGCGGAAGGAAAACTAAAGGATACAGAAGAGAATTTAAACCGGGTTAATGATATTTTATTTGAATTAGAACGTCAAATTGAGCCATTAAAAATTCAATCTTCGATCGCAAAGGATTACTTAGCTCAAAAAGAGGAATTACAACAAGTAGAAGTCGCAGTTACTGTCTATGAGATTGAAGAACTTCATGATAAATGGAAAAAGTTATCTGATACAGTTGAGGAGTATAAAGGAACGGAGTTAAAGCAATCAACCATCTTACAGGCAAAAGAAGCCCAATATGAGCAATTAAGAGACAAAATGGCGGCTTTAGACGAATCAATAAATGATTTACAAACCATACTTTTGCATACGAGTGAGGAGTTAGAGAAGCTTGAAGGCCGGAAGGAAGTATTAAAGGAAAGAAAGAAAAATGCTTCAGAAAATAAAGAACAATTAGAGAGAAATCTAAAAGAATACACCGGAAAAGTATCTCAATTGCAAGAACAAAAACGAAACTTTAAAAATCAACTGGACATTTTGAAAAAAGAAACTTTAACTTTAAAAAATCAATTAAAAGAAAAGCAAGCTGAATTAGATTTAATAAGTGAAAATATTGAGCAAAAGATTGATGATTTAAAAAGTGAATATATTGAGGTGTTAAATCGTCAAGCTGCTGCCAAAAATGAACTAAATTTCATCAATCAGCAATTAGAGCAGCTGCAAAATAGAAATTTAAAGCAAATGGATGATAATGCGAAGTATATTGCTGAGCGGGATGAGATTGTAGCTAGAGTTTTGGAAATTAAAGACAGCCTCAGAACCGTTCAACAAGAATTGAAATCTCATCTAATCCTATACCGCGAGGAACATAAACGGTTTATAAACTTAAAAAATGAGTATGAAAAACAAGAGAAAACCTTGTATCAAGCCTATCAATATGTACAACAAACGAAGTCTCGTAAAGAAATGCTTGAAGAGATGGAAGAAGGGTATGCTGGATTTTTCCAAGGTGTAAAAGAAGTATTAAAGGCACGTGGAGAAAGATTGGCTGGAATCGAAGGGGCTATTCTTGAGCTAGTATCTGTCCCGAAAGAATATGATATAGCAATTGAAACTGCATTAGGAGCGAGCATGCAGCATGTTGTTGTGCAAAATGAACAGCATGCAAGATCTGCTATTCAATATTTAAAACAAAATCGCTATGGAAGAGCTACTTTCCTCCCTTTAAATGTTATTAAAGGAAGAACGCTCTCATCTGGCCAATTAAGTATGATTGAAAAACATCCGGCTTTTATTGGTGTAGGGTCTGAGTTAATTTCGTATGACCCTAAATACAAAGAGGTTATGACAAATCTTCTCGGAACGGTTGTCATTACAAACGATCTAAAAGGTGCAAATGAAATGGCGCGGCTTCTACAATATCGTTGTCGGTTTGTTACCCTCGAAGGCGATCTTGTTAACGCAGGCGGTTCAATGACAGGGGGCGCGCTTAAACAAAATACGACTTCGCTATTATCGAGAAAAACCGAATTGGACGAATTAAAGGAAAAGATGGCTGATATGGAAGCCAAGACAATCAAGTTAGAGGAAAAAGTAAAAGGGTTAAAAAAGCAAGTAGTAGAGAAAGAATCAGAAATAGAACAAATTCGTAATCATGGTGAAGCGCTAAGGTTAAAGGAACAACAAATTGAATCTAGGCTGAGAGAAACAGAAATTCAAGCGAAAAATATGAATGAGAGATTATCACTCTATGACTTAGGAAGAAAAGAGTTTGAAACAGAACACTCCAAGAATAAAAATAGGAAAGAGCGTGTAGAAGTTTTACTTAACGAATTTCAAAAAAGCATTGGAGAGCTTGAAAGTGAAATTGAGAGTTTAAACGAGCGAAAGAACAAGCAGACTCTTTCAAAAGACACTTTATTAGCAGACATAAGTGAATTAAAGGTACTAGTGGCCTCTAAAAATGAACAATATCATCACTTAAATGAAAGATTGACCATTGTTATCAATGACCTTCAAGAAAGTACAGAGAAACTTAACTTTTACAACGAAGATCTGCAACTTCTCTCTTCGGAGATGTCTGTTAGCTCCTCAGGAGAATTACAGTTAAAAAAAGCAGCTGAAGAAAAGTTAGCGGATAAGAATGATACGATTGCACTTATTTCTTCAAGACGTGAGGAACGTTTAGACTTGCAGGGCAAACATGATGACCTTGAATTAGAGATAAAAGAATTAAAGCGTCAAATAAAGGGACTGACAGGAATAATGAAAGATGAAGAAGTCCGCTTAAACAGACTGGATGTAGAGCTTGATAACAAATTGGCGCATTTGAGCGAAGAGTATTTATTATCCTTTGAGGCGGCAAAGGAAGAATACCCGCTAACGATTCCTATTGACGAGGCAAAGAAAAAGGTAAAATTAATTAAGTTAGCGATCGATGAACTAGGAAATGTGAACCTCGGTGCAATAGATGAATATGAACGGGTTTCCCAACGCTATGAGTTTCTGCTTCAACAGAAAAATGATTTAGTTCAAGCGAAAGATACATTATTTCAAGTGATTGGTGAAATGGATGAAGAAATGAAGAGAAGGTTCCAACAAACTTTTGATGGGGTTCGTTTTCATTTTGAATCTGTATTTAGAGAGTTATTTGGTGGTGGAAAAGCCGATTTACGGTTAATCAATCCCGATGATTTATTAAATACTGGTGTTGATATTGTTGCACAACCACCTGGGAAAAAGTTGCAAAATTTAAGTTTGCTTTCAGGTGGAGAGAGAACACTTACCGCGATTGCCTTATTATTTTCTATTTTAAAAATCCGTCCTGTTCCATTTTGTATTTTGGACGAGGCAGAGGCTGCTCTTGATGAGGCAAACGTGTATCGATTTAGTCAGTATTTAAAAAGATACAGTAGAGAATCCCAATTCATAGTGATCACTCATCGAAAAGGTACAATGGAGGAAGCAAATGTTTTGTATGGTGTCACAATGCAAGAATCAGGAGTTTCAAAGCTTGTTTCCGTGAGACTAGAAGATACACATGAATTAGTAGCTCAATAG
- the rimM gene encoding ribosome maturation factor RimM (Essential for efficient processing of 16S rRNA), which yields MEKWFNVGKIVNTHGIKGEVRVISRTDFTEERYKKGNSLFLFLPNSTEPIELKVKSHRTHKNFDLLTFEGYDNINVVEKLRDGILKVPENQLGKLPKGEYYFHEIIGCTVIIDGGDEIGKVQEILTPGANDVWVVKGKGKKEQLIPYIEDVVKEIDVAQKKIIITPIEGLLS from the coding sequence ATGGAAAAATGGTTTAATGTTGGTAAGATAGTCAATACCCATGGAATAAAAGGAGAAGTGCGAGTCATCTCAAGAACAGACTTTACTGAAGAAAGATATAAAAAAGGGAACTCCTTGTTTTTGTTTTTACCAAACTCTACTGAGCCAATCGAGTTAAAGGTAAAGTCTCATCGCACTCATAAGAACTTTGATTTACTGACATTTGAAGGATATGACAATATAAATGTGGTTGAGAAGCTACGGGATGGGATCTTAAAAGTTCCTGAGAACCAATTAGGAAAACTCCCTAAAGGGGAATACTATTTCCATGAAATTATCGGTTGTACGGTTATTATTGATGGAGGAGACGAAATCGGGAAAGTGCAAGAAATACTGACTCCAGGAGCCAATGATGTTTGGGTTGTAAAAGGGAAAGGTAAAAAAGAGCAGTTAATCCCTTATATAGAAGATGTAGTGAAAGAAATTGATGTTGCTCAGAAGAAAATTATCATTACCCCAATCGAGGGATTGCTATCATGA
- the ffh gene encoding signal recognition particle protein: protein MAFEGLADRLQGTIQKIRGKGKVTEADVKEMMREVRLALLEADVNFKVVKDFVKKVSERSVGQEVMKSLTPGQQVIKVVKEELTELMGGEQSKIAVASKPPTVIMMVGLQGAGKTTTTGKLANLLRKKYNRNPMLVAADVYRPAAIKQLETLGKQLSMPVFSLGDQVSPVDIAKAAVQKAKEEHHDYVLIDTAGRLHVDENLMDELKQIKELTNPHEIFLVVDAMTGQDAVNVASSFNEQLGLTGVVLTKLDGDTRGGAALSIRSVTNTPIKFIGLGEKMDAIEAFHPERMASRILGMGDVLTLIEKAQANVDEEKARELEQKMRTASFTFDDFLEQLGQVRNMGPLDELLKMMPGANKIKGLNNLQVDEKQISHVEAIIKSMTKDEKVRPEIINASRRKRIAKGSGTSVQEVNRLLKQFDDMKKMMKQMTNMGSKGKKKGGFKLPFKF, encoded by the coding sequence ATGGCATTTGAAGGTTTAGCCGACCGACTTCAAGGCACAATTCAGAAGATCCGTGGGAAAGGCAAAGTAACGGAAGCAGACGTTAAAGAAATGATGCGTGAAGTGCGCCTTGCACTACTTGAGGCAGACGTTAACTTTAAAGTGGTCAAAGACTTTGTTAAAAAGGTCAGCGAGCGTTCCGTCGGACAAGAAGTAATGAAAAGCTTAACCCCAGGACAGCAAGTGATCAAAGTCGTTAAAGAAGAATTAACAGAGTTAATGGGTGGCGAACAAAGCAAAATTGCAGTTGCAAGCAAGCCGCCAACTGTTATTATGATGGTTGGTCTACAAGGGGCCGGGAAAACGACGACAACTGGGAAATTAGCCAACTTATTACGTAAAAAGTATAATCGAAATCCGATGCTTGTGGCAGCTGACGTATATCGACCTGCAGCCATTAAACAGCTTGAAACTTTAGGGAAACAGCTTAGCATGCCTGTGTTTTCTCTAGGGGATCAAGTGAGCCCGGTTGACATTGCCAAAGCAGCTGTTCAAAAGGCAAAGGAAGAGCATCATGATTATGTCTTAATTGATACCGCAGGAAGACTCCATGTCGATGAAAACTTAATGGATGAGCTTAAACAAATTAAGGAATTGACGAACCCGCATGAAATTTTCTTAGTTGTTGACGCAATGACAGGACAAGATGCTGTCAATGTGGCATCATCCTTTAATGAGCAACTTGGACTAACTGGGGTTGTCTTAACCAAGCTTGATGGTGATACTCGAGGCGGAGCTGCCTTATCAATTCGTTCCGTAACTAATACACCGATTAAGTTTATTGGTCTTGGAGAGAAAATGGATGCCATTGAGGCATTCCATCCGGAGAGGATGGCTTCTCGTATTTTAGGGATGGGTGACGTTTTAACCCTTATCGAAAAAGCTCAAGCTAACGTGGATGAAGAAAAAGCACGCGAACTGGAGCAAAAAATGCGCACGGCCTCCTTTACATTTGATGATTTTCTTGAACAGCTAGGGCAAGTCCGTAACATGGGTCCTCTAGATGAATTATTGAAAATGATGCCGGGAGCTAATAAGATAAAGGGTTTAAATAATCTCCAAGTAGATGAAAAGCAAATCTCTCATGTTGAAGCCATCATCAAATCAATGACAAAGGATGAAAAGGTCCGTCCTGAAATTATCAATGCAAGCAGACGTAAAAGAATTGCAAAAGGGAGCGGTACTTCTGTCCAAGAAGTGAATCGCTTACTGAAGCAGTTTGATGACATGAAGAAAATGATGAAACAAATGACTAATATGGGATCAAAAGGCAAGAAAAAAGGCGGCTTTAAATTACCCTTTAAATTTTAA
- the trmD gene encoding tRNA (guanosine(37)-N1)-methyltransferase TrmD: MKIDVLTLFPEMFAGVLGHSILKRAEDTRAVTYNIVNFRDFADNKHQTVDDYPYGGGAGMVLKPQPIFDAVNHLTQNSTSKPKVILLCPQGKRYDQKKAEELANSEHLIFVCGHYEGYDERIREQLVTEEISIGDFVLTGGELGAMVMIDSVVRLLPGVLGNEQSHIKDSFSTGLLEHPHYTRPADFRGMKVPDVLISGNHRLIEEWRAKESLRRTYLRRPDLLEDYTLNERQIKWLEELKKE, encoded by the coding sequence ATGAAAATCGATGTACTGACCCTGTTTCCAGAAATGTTCGCAGGTGTTCTAGGTCACTCTATTCTAAAACGGGCTGAGGATACTCGTGCCGTTACATATAATATCGTAAACTTTCGAGATTTTGCGGATAATAAACATCAAACAGTAGATGATTATCCGTATGGTGGTGGCGCAGGTATGGTGTTAAAGCCGCAACCGATTTTTGACGCGGTAAACCATTTAACCCAAAATTCTACTTCCAAACCGAAAGTGATTCTATTATGTCCTCAAGGGAAGCGTTATGACCAAAAAAAGGCAGAGGAATTAGCAAATTCCGAACATCTGATTTTTGTTTGTGGTCATTATGAAGGGTATGATGAAAGAATTCGAGAACAACTTGTTACAGAAGAAATTTCAATTGGTGATTTTGTCTTAACAGGCGGTGAATTAGGCGCAATGGTTATGATCGATAGTGTCGTTCGCTTGCTGCCTGGTGTGTTAGGAAACGAACAATCGCATATAAAAGACTCATTCAGTACTGGACTATTAGAACACCCTCACTACACCCGTCCAGCTGACTTTAGAGGCATGAAGGTACCTGATGTATTAATATCAGGAAATCATCGCTTAATCGAGGAGTGGAGGGCCAAAGAATCACTTAGAAGGACCTATTTACGCCGTCCAGACTTATTAGAGGATTACACGTTAAATGAGCGACAAATAAAATGGTTAGAAGAATTAAAAAAAGAATAG